One Alligator mississippiensis isolate rAllMis1 chromosome 1, rAllMis1, whole genome shotgun sequence genomic window carries:
- the CLIC6 gene encoding chloride intracellular channel protein 6 isoform X1, with protein sequence MAEDYFLENECLFPDIELFVKAGSDGESIGNCPFSQRLFMILWLKGVIFNVTTVDLKRKPADLQNLAPGTNPPFMTFDGEVKTDVNKIEEFLEEKLAPPRYPKLAPKHPESNSAGNDVFAKFSAFIKNPRKDANENLEKSLLKALKKLDNYLNTPLPDEIDAYSTDNVTVSSRKFLDGDELTLADCNLLPKLHIIKVVAKKYRNFEFPPEMTGVWRYLNNAFARDEFTNTCPADQEIEFAYLNVAKRMK encoded by the exons ATGGCAGAAGATTACTTTCTGGAGAATGAATGCTTGTTCCCAGACATTGAGCTCTTTGTGAAG GCTGGTAGCGATGGGGAGAGCATTGGAAATTGCCCATTTTCTCAGCGTCTCTTTATGATTCTGTGGCTAAAAGGTGTTATATTTAATGTTACAACAGTAGACTTGAAAAG AAAGCCTGCAGATTTACAGAACTTAGCACCAGGAACAAACCCTCCCTTTATGACTTTTGATGGTGAAGTGAAAACTGATGTCAATAAAATTGAGGAGTTCTTAGAAGAAAAGTTAGCACCGCCACG GTACCCCAAGCTTGCACCAAAGCACCCTGAATCTAATTCTGCAGGAAATGATGTGTTTGCCAAATTCTCTGCATTCATAAAGAACCCAAGGAAAGATGCTAATGAAA ATTTGGAAAAATCCTTGCTTAAGGCTTTAAAGAAGCTGGATAACTATTTAAATACTCCATTGCCTGATGAAATTGATGCCTATAGCACTGACAACGTTACTGTTTCTAGTAGGAAATTCCTGGATGGAGATGAACTCACCTTAGCAGACTGCAACCTCTTACCAAAGCTTCATATCATTAAG GTTGTGgcaaaaaaatacagaaattttGAGTTTCCACCTGAAATGACAGGCGTCTGGAGATATTTGAACAATGCATTTGCTAGAGATGAATTCACAAATACTTGTCCTGCAGATCAAGAAATTGAGTTTGCCTACTTGAATGTTGCAAAGAGAATGAAGTAA
- the CLIC6 gene encoding chloride intracellular channel protein 6 isoform X2 — MSEQEHDISLFVKAGSDGESIGNCPFSQRLFMILWLKGVIFNVTTVDLKRKPADLQNLAPGTNPPFMTFDGEVKTDVNKIEEFLEEKLAPPRYPKLAPKHPESNSAGNDVFAKFSAFIKNPRKDANENLEKSLLKALKKLDNYLNTPLPDEIDAYSTDNVTVSSRKFLDGDELTLADCNLLPKLHIIKVVAKKYRNFEFPPEMTGVWRYLNNAFARDEFTNTCPADQEIEFAYLNVAKRMK; from the exons GCTGGTAGCGATGGGGAGAGCATTGGAAATTGCCCATTTTCTCAGCGTCTCTTTATGATTCTGTGGCTAAAAGGTGTTATATTTAATGTTACAACAGTAGACTTGAAAAG AAAGCCTGCAGATTTACAGAACTTAGCACCAGGAACAAACCCTCCCTTTATGACTTTTGATGGTGAAGTGAAAACTGATGTCAATAAAATTGAGGAGTTCTTAGAAGAAAAGTTAGCACCGCCACG GTACCCCAAGCTTGCACCAAAGCACCCTGAATCTAATTCTGCAGGAAATGATGTGTTTGCCAAATTCTCTGCATTCATAAAGAACCCAAGGAAAGATGCTAATGAAA ATTTGGAAAAATCCTTGCTTAAGGCTTTAAAGAAGCTGGATAACTATTTAAATACTCCATTGCCTGATGAAATTGATGCCTATAGCACTGACAACGTTACTGTTTCTAGTAGGAAATTCCTGGATGGAGATGAACTCACCTTAGCAGACTGCAACCTCTTACCAAAGCTTCATATCATTAAG GTTGTGgcaaaaaaatacagaaattttGAGTTTCCACCTGAAATGACAGGCGTCTGGAGATATTTGAACAATGCATTTGCTAGAGATGAATTCACAAATACTTGTCCTGCAGATCAAGAAATTGAGTTTGCCTACTTGAATGTTGCAAAGAGAATGAAGTAA